Proteins co-encoded in one Salvia splendens isolate huo1 chromosome 4, SspV2, whole genome shotgun sequence genomic window:
- the LOC121798164 gene encoding probable pectate lyase 3 isoform X2 has translation MSISEKRLSNPMLNISRLMFPTLRLLLRKSVKKTMVHHITKRRHLQEGGNKATNPIDRCWRGDRNWDQNRKRLVDCVLGFGRHTTGGRDGDFYVVTDNSDDNVYNPRPGTLRHAVIQTEPLWIIFEHDMLITLKQELIFASDKTVDGRGAKVRIAYGAGFTIQFVHNVIIHNIRMDNIVPAYGGLIRDAVNHIGLRTISDGDAISIYGSNNIWIDHVSLSKATDGLIDAIEGSTAITISNCKFNNHNAVMLLGAHDSTTEDKLMQTTIAFNRFGEGLVQRMPRCRWGLFHIINNYYSHWQMYAIGGSANPTIISQGNRYKASDNSNTKQVTKREYSTEEEWQNWQWQSEGDVFVNGAYFKASGPKIKHNHWSVATKRHMMKFRPGSYAGRLSRYAGVLKCVAGKLC, from the exons ATGAGTATCTCAGAAAAAAGGCTGAGCAATCCCATGTTGAATATATCAAGGCTTATGTTCCCAACCCTGAGGCTGTTACTGAGGAAATCAGTGAAGAA GACAATGGTGCACCATATCACCAAGAGGAGGCACCTCCAGGAAGGTGGCAACAAGGCTACAAACCCCATCGACCGTTGCTGGCGCGGCGACCGCAACTGGGACCAGAACCGGAAGAGGCTCGTGGACTGCGTCCTCGGCTTCGGCCGCCACACCACGGGAGGAAGGGACGGGGATTTCTACGTCGTCACCGACAACTCCGACGACAACGTCTACAACCCTAGGCCGGGCACCCTCCGGCACGCGGTCATCCAGACGGAGCCCCTGTGGATCATCTTCGAACACGACATGCTGATCACCCTCAAGCAGGAGCTCATCTTCGCCAGCGACAAGACCGTGGACGGCCGTGGCGCCAAAGTCCGCATCGCGTACGGGGCCGGTTTCACGATCCAGTTCGTCCACAACGTGATCATCCACAACATCCGGATGGACAACATCGTCCCGGCCTACGGAGGCCTGATCAGGGACGCTGTCAACCACATCGGCCTCCGCACCATAAGCGACGGCGACGCCATCTCCATCTACGGCTCCAACAACATCTGGATCGACCACGTGTCCCTCTCCAAAGCCACCGACGGCCTCATCGACGCCATCGAGGGATCCACGGCCATCACCATCTCCAACTGCAAATTCAACAACCACAATGCT GTGATGCTTCTTGGAGCACATGATAGTACTACTGAAGACAAACTGATGCAAACAACAATTGCATTCAACCGTTTTGGTGAAGGTTTGGTGCAGAGAATGCCGAGGTGCAGATGGGGTCTATTCCACATCATCAACAACTACTATTCCCACTGGCAGATGTATGCCATCGGCGGCAGCGCCAACCCCACTATTATCAGCCAGGGCAATCGATACAAGGCTTCAGACAACTCCAACACCAAGCAG GTGACCAAGAGGGAGTACTCTACTGAGGAGGAGTGGCAGAATTGGCAGTGGCAATCCGAAGGCGACGTGTTTGTGAACGGAGCCTACTTCAAAGCTTCTGGACCGAAGATCAAACACAACCATTGGAGTGTTGCTACAAAGAGGCACATGATGAAGTTCAGGCCAGGCTCGTATGCAGGCAGGCTATCGCGATATGCAGGCGTCCTCAAGTGCGTTGCAGGGAAACTGTGTTGA
- the LOC121798164 gene encoding pectate lyase-like isoform X1, producing the protein MASIYSIRMSILLLSLLYLVALLPKSNAKIAEMDEYLRKKAEQSHVEYIKAYVPNPEAVTEEISEEVGETMVHHITKRRHLQEGGNKATNPIDRCWRGDRNWDQNRKRLVDCVLGFGRHTTGGRDGDFYVVTDNSDDNVYNPRPGTLRHAVIQTEPLWIIFEHDMLITLKQELIFASDKTVDGRGAKVRIAYGAGFTIQFVHNVIIHNIRMDNIVPAYGGLIRDAVNHIGLRTISDGDAISIYGSNNIWIDHVSLSKATDGLIDAIEGSTAITISNCKFNNHNAVMLLGAHDSTTEDKLMQTTIAFNRFGEGLVQRMPRCRWGLFHIINNYYSHWQMYAIGGSANPTIISQGNRYKASDNSNTKQVTKREYSTEEEWQNWQWQSEGDVFVNGAYFKASGPKIKHNHWSVATKRHMMKFRPGSYAGRLSRYAGVLKCVAGKLC; encoded by the exons ATGGCGTCCATTTATAGCATCAGGATGTCAATTCTCCTGCTCTCCCTGTTATATTTAGTTGCACTGCTGCCTAAATCCAACGCAAAAATTGCAGAAATGGATGAGTATCTCAGAAAAAAGGCTGAGCAATCCCATGTTGAATATATCAAGGCTTATGTTCCCAACCCTGAGGCTGTTACTGAGGAAATCAGTGAAGAAGTTGGAGA GACAATGGTGCACCATATCACCAAGAGGAGGCACCTCCAGGAAGGTGGCAACAAGGCTACAAACCCCATCGACCGTTGCTGGCGCGGCGACCGCAACTGGGACCAGAACCGGAAGAGGCTCGTGGACTGCGTCCTCGGCTTCGGCCGCCACACCACGGGAGGAAGGGACGGGGATTTCTACGTCGTCACCGACAACTCCGACGACAACGTCTACAACCCTAGGCCGGGCACCCTCCGGCACGCGGTCATCCAGACGGAGCCCCTGTGGATCATCTTCGAACACGACATGCTGATCACCCTCAAGCAGGAGCTCATCTTCGCCAGCGACAAGACCGTGGACGGCCGTGGCGCCAAAGTCCGCATCGCGTACGGGGCCGGTTTCACGATCCAGTTCGTCCACAACGTGATCATCCACAACATCCGGATGGACAACATCGTCCCGGCCTACGGAGGCCTGATCAGGGACGCTGTCAACCACATCGGCCTCCGCACCATAAGCGACGGCGACGCCATCTCCATCTACGGCTCCAACAACATCTGGATCGACCACGTGTCCCTCTCCAAAGCCACCGACGGCCTCATCGACGCCATCGAGGGATCCACGGCCATCACCATCTCCAACTGCAAATTCAACAACCACAATGCT GTGATGCTTCTTGGAGCACATGATAGTACTACTGAAGACAAACTGATGCAAACAACAATTGCATTCAACCGTTTTGGTGAAGGTTTGGTGCAGAGAATGCCGAGGTGCAGATGGGGTCTATTCCACATCATCAACAACTACTATTCCCACTGGCAGATGTATGCCATCGGCGGCAGCGCCAACCCCACTATTATCAGCCAGGGCAATCGATACAAGGCTTCAGACAACTCCAACACCAAGCAG GTGACCAAGAGGGAGTACTCTACTGAGGAGGAGTGGCAGAATTGGCAGTGGCAATCCGAAGGCGACGTGTTTGTGAACGGAGCCTACTTCAAAGCTTCTGGACCGAAGATCAAACACAACCATTGGAGTGTTGCTACAAAGAGGCACATGATGAAGTTCAGGCCAGGCTCGTATGCAGGCAGGCTATCGCGATATGCAGGCGTCCTCAAGTGCGTTGCAGGGAAACTGTGTTGA